The sequence AAATCGGTTCGCTGCTATCCTATCCCGTTTATTCGTATATGAAAAATAAACTGGACCATACTGAATACGGCGGTGCTTTATTGGTTGGATTAAACGGTATTTCCGTTGTGGCACATGGACGCAGTAATGCCAAAGCGATTAAAAATGCCGTTCGCTTTGCGGATAGAATTGCCGAATCCGACTTTTTAAAACACGCTCGCGATTATTTTGAGAGGAGTTAATTATGCCCAATTACTATGCTAAATTTTCTTCCTTCGGTAGCTATGTTCCCCAGAAAGTTTTGAATAACTTCGATCTGGAAAAAATCGTGGAAACAAGCGATGAATGGATTAGAACACGCACTGGAATGTTTGAAAGACATATTGCCGATAAAAATCAAGCTGCCAGCGATCTGGCTATTGAAGCGGCTACCAGAGCCATTGAAAGTTCATCGGTAAAATATAAAGATATAGACCAAATAATTGTAGCCACCATATCTGGCGATCATCCTTTTCCTTCCACTGCCTGTATTTTGCAAAAAAGATTGGGTTTGAAAGACATACCTGCTTTTGATGTTTCCGCTGGATGCACAGGTTTCATTTACGCTACTGATGTTGCCCGCCAATATATCCAAAGCGGAACAGTGCAAAATATTTTAGTTGTCGGAGTGGAAATCCTCACCAAAATCACCAACTGGAAAGATCGTAATACTTGTGTTCTTTTTGGTGACGGTGCAGGCGCTGCCATTGTTAGTAGAGCCGAATCCAGTGAAATTTCCCGGATTATAGACAGTAAAATATATGCCGATGGCAGCCAGGGAGAAAATTTAATCCAATATGCCGGTGGCTCTCGTATGCCTGCCAGCAAGGAAACAGTGGAAAAAAACCTCCATACTGTCTATATGGAAGGCAACCGAATTTTTAAAAGTGCCATTAAAAGTATGTATGCCGTTACCGATGAAGTGCTAAAACGCAATAACCTTACTGCCGAAGATATTGATTGGATAATACCTCATCAGGCAAATCTGCGCATTATTGAAAATTTGGCGGATAAGCTGAAAGTGCCGATGAGCAAAGTAATCGTTAATATAGAAAAATACGGAAATACTTCCTCTGCCACCATTCCCATAGCTTTGGATGAGGCAATTCGCAATCAAAAAATCCGACGCGGCGATTTAATCTTGTTAACTTCTTTCGGAGCTGGCTTAACCTGGGGTAGTATTTTAGCACGCTATTAAGCATCCGGAGGAGGCAAATCTTCCGGAAAATAAAATAGGGGACTTTGGCAAGTTCCAACTATACTAAAGAGGTAAAATTATGAAGACAGCTTTCGTTTTCCCCGGTCAGGGCGCTCAGTATGTAGGAATGGCAAATGATTTTGTGCAGAAGTATCCTGCCTTGGAAGAAGCGTTGGATAATTTTGACGATAAGCATAATACGACTTTAAAGGATGTAATGTTTTCCGGACCGGAAGAAATCCTAAAATTAACCAGCTATACTCAGCCCGCTATTTTATTTCATAGTATAGCCGCCTTAAAGGCATTTCGGGAAGCAAGTAACCTAAAACCGGATTTTACGGCAGGTCATTCTTTGGGAGAATTCAGCGCTTTGGTCGCTTGTGGAATGATTACTCTTTCTGAGGCATTGCATTTAGTGCACAAAAGAGGCGAATTTATGATCAAAGCCAATGCGGATGTTCCTTTTGGAATGAGTGCAGTTATTGGCTTGGACCCGGAACAAGTTATTCAGATCTGTAATCAGGCATCGGTGGTGGGATTAGTTCAGGCGGTAAATTTCAATACTCCTTCCCAAACAGTGATATCCGGAACGGAAGAAGGAGTGGCAAGAGCCGGTGAATTAGCCAAAATGAATGGCGCCAAAAGAGTCATTCCTTTGGTGGTGGGAGGTCCATTTCACACTCCTTTAATAGCTAAAGCCAGCGACTGGTTAAAAGAAGAAATGCAGCAATTTGACTTTTTAGACATCAGTATTCCGGTAATTTCCAATGTGACGGCAATCCCCGTTACCAAGGGAGAAGAAGAAAGAGAATTACTGGCGCGTCAAATTGTTTCTCCCGTTCTTTGGGTGCAAAGTGTTCAATATATGATTTCGCAGGGAGTTCAGCGTTTTATAGAATTTGGTCCCCAGAGGGTTTTGAGCGGAATGATCAGAAATATAAATAAAGAGGTGGAAGTTTTTTCCATTGACAAATATGAAGACATAGATGCCGTTGTGTCTGTGACAGGTTAATATGTTTTTATGCAAAACAACTTAATGAGGAAATAATGAAACTGGATTTTACCGATAAAGTTATAGTTATTACTGGCGCTGCTCGCGGCATTGGTTTTGCCATAGCTACCGCTTTTGCAAAAGCAAACGCCAAAGTAATTATTATAGACATTGCCGCCGATGCAGTGGAACAAGCAATATCCGAATTGAATAAAGAAGGTTCTCGTTCTTTCGGTTATGTAGGAAATGTAACCGACGGCAAAAATATAGAAAGTATCTTTGCCGACATTGCCGATAAAAATGGAACTATTGACTGCCTGATCAACAATGCAGGCATTACGCGTGATAATCTCCTTATTCGTATGAAAGAAGAGGACTGGCAATCAGTTATGGATATAAACCTGAAAGGCAGTTTTCTCTGTACACAAAAGGTGTTCAAATATATGATGCGAGAACGGAGCGGCTCTATTATCAATATTGCCAGCGTAATCGGAATCATGGGAAATAGTGGTCAGGCAAATTATGCCGCTTCCAAAGGCGGACTTATTGCCTTCACCAAAAGTTGCGCTAAAGAATTTGGCAGTAGAAATATTCGAGTTAATGCCGTTGCCCCTGGCTTTATAGAGACAGATATGACTGCCTCTTTAAGCCCAGAAATCAGAGCTGAATATGCAAAAGTTATCCCTCTGCAAAAAATGGGAACTCCTTCTGATGTGGCTAATATATGTCTCTTCCTTGCTTCACAGGCAGGAAGTTATATAACAGGACAAACAATCGCCGTAGATGGCGGTTTAACAATGCACTAAATACCCAAGAGTGTAAACAGAACTTCAATAACAATAGGAGGAATAATGGATATTGAAGAAAAAGTGAAAAAGATCGTAATGGATAAACTGGGAGTGGAAGAATCCCAGGTAGTTCCTTCCGCCAATTTCATTGATGACCTGCGAGCTGATTCTCTGGATACAGTTGAGCTCGTTATGGCTTTTGAAACAGAATTCGGTCTCAGTATTCCGGAAGAAGATCAGGATAAACTGAAGACCGTTGGCCAAGCTATTGACTATCTGAAGGAAAAACTGGAGTAAAAAATACCCATTCTCCTGTTGTGGAGCAATCCTGATCAGTTAAATTGGATCAGGATTGTATCCACCCTTTCTAAGATTATTATTATACCTTGATAAAAGGTAGAGATAGAATTGTATGAATGATCCATTTAACATATCAACTATAAATTAGCAATGAGGTTTATATGTCCAAGAGAAGAGTTGTTATAACTGGTATGGGTGCCATCACCCCTGTTGGCAATAATGTTTCCCAAACCTGGCAGTCACTGATTGACGGTGTTTCTGGAGTGGAATTGATTACCAGATTTGATTCCAGTAACTTATCGGTTAAGATAGCTGCCGAAGTGAAGAATTATGATCCCGAAGAGCATTTTGACCATAAAGAGATCAAAAAGCTGGATTTATATGCTCAATATGCAATGATAGCCGCCAGAGAAGCAATTGCGGATGCAGGTTTAATTCCTGGTTCATTTGATCCGGATAGAACAGGGGTTATTACCGGTGCAGGTATTGGCGGAATAATGACTTTTGAAGAAGAATGCATAAAGAATTACACTCAAGGTCCGCGTAGAATAAGCCCTTTCTTTATTCCCAAAATGATTGGTAACATTGCGGCTGCTCATATCAGCATAGAACATAATTTTAAGGGCATAAATTTTAATATTGTAAGTGCCTGTGCCAGTGCCAATCATGCTTTGGGAACTGCGCTCAGAGCTATTCAATATGGAGATGCGGACATTATTATTAGCGGGGGAGCTGAAGCAGCTGTAACTCCTTTGGCGATGGGTGGATTTTCAGCAATGCGAGCCCTTTCCACTCATAATGAAGAGCCCCATGTAGCATCCCGTCCATTTGATGCTGAGCGCGATGGTTTTATTATGAGCGAAGGAGCCGCTCTGCTTGTTTTGGAAGAACTTGAACATGCATTGGCAAGAGGAGCAAAAATTTATGCGGAATTAGTTGGCTATGGCGCTTCAGAAGATGCGTATCATATTACAGCTCCCACAGAAAACGGTGAAGGCAGTGCCAGAGCGATGTTAATGGCCATAAAAGATGCCGGCATTAACCCTGAAGACATTGATTATATCAATGCGCATGGAACTTCCACGCCTTTAAACGACAAAGGTGAAACTCAATCCATCAAAACCGTCTTTGGTGATTATGCCTACAAAGTGAAGATTAATTCCACCAAAAGTATGGTTGGGCATATGTTAGGTGCCGCGGCAGGAATTGAAGCCATCGTTTGCATTAAGACAATCCAAACGGGTATCATCCACCCTACCATAAATTTGATGCATCCTGATCCTGAATGTAATCTGGATTACACTCCCAATAAAGCAGTTAATCATAAAGTGAATATAGCCCTTTCCAATTCGCTCGGTTTTGGAGGTCATAATTCTGCAATTATAATTAGAAGTTATAATTAGCCAAACGGGGTGGGTGATTGTGAGAGAGAAAAGGATGAAATCAATCATATCACTGATTGTGGATTATGTTAACAGTAAAAAAATAACTGAACAGTATCCAAAATGGGAAAAATCCCTTTCTCAGCTGCAAAAGAAAATTAATTATACATTTCATGACCCCACTTTATTGAAAGCTGCCTTAACGCATAAGTCCTATTTGCATCGTCATCTGGATGAACATAAAACACCCTCTCCCTTTGAACGCATGGAATTTTTAGGCGATTCCATTCTTGGATTCATTGTCAGCAAAGAACTGTTTACCCAAAATCCGGACGAACAGGAAGGCAAGCTTTCCAAGTTGAAATCAAAAATCGTTTCTGAGACATATCTAACTTTAAAAGCCAATGCCATCGATTTGGGTAAATATCTCCTTTTAAGTCCAGAAGAGCAACAAGCCGGAGGCGCATCCAAATCTTCCATTCTTTCAGATACTATGGAAGCTTTGATTTGTGCCATATATTTGGATAATGGAATAACCGCCGCCGGCAAATTCATTCATCGCTTCATCTTGGAAAATTATCAGGAGATTGTTAACCGAGATGAGCTAATTAACTATAAAAGTATTTTGCAAGAATATATGCAAAGCAGAAATCAGGAACCACCCACTTATGTAACCGTAGCGGAACAAGGTCCTGAACACAAAAAGGTCTTTGTAGTGGAAGTGCGTTGGGGAACTAAGCTTTTAGGAGTCGGTAAAGGAACTACCAAGAAAAATGCTCATCAGGAAGCAGCCCGGATGGCTTGTCAAAAAATGGGCATATAACCGGGAGAAGAAGAATTTCCCTATAGTTTGAATTTCCCCAGCCAAAGGAGCTTTTGGGAGCGCTGATTCTGCATTATATATAAGCGGAGCGTTTTAAAAAAGCGTAGCATATTTGTTTGGATACTAAAACATCCTTATCGCCTTCCTATCATCAAGTTATAAAGTTACCATATTTCAATTGCAGCGATAAGGTGTTTGAGAGAAGTTTGATAAGGACATTTTGCCTTCCCAGAACGGTTATGGGGAAAAAACTTGCCAAAGGGTAACAATCGCTTATCATATCTATAGAAATTATAAAGCAGAAATGGCAAAACGGCTTGATTTTTGCTTTAAGAAAGAGTATATTATTTGGCAGACAGAGATATTTTTCTATCCATCTGGCAAAAAGACATAAGGAAAAGACATAATAAGCAAAGGATATTGATATGAAGAAGTTTTACCTCATTCTCATCACCGCTTTAATTCTCCTAAGTGCCTGTGAAGTTAAAAAACCCACGCTTCCAAGCTGGGTTGTTGACTTGAAGGTTCCGCTCATCAATGAACTATTTTATGTATCCGATTTGGTGGATTCAGTAAACATTGTTTTAGGCGAAAATGATGTATTAACGGTAACTGCCAATGGTGAAGCAACCACTAACGAATTTGGTAATTTACCTTTTAACCCCAATGTTAATGTCCCCGGCATTCCCATTTTTGGTTCCAGTTATGCTTTTGATGTCCCCTTCTTTGATCAAACGGGAACATTGGAAATTGCTTATGCAGAAATTGCCGAAGGTATTTTTGAAAGCCGCTTACGAGATATTGATCCTGGAGTTCAGCAAATAGCAATTGTATTCTCCGATATTTATTATCCGGATGGCCAAAATCTGACCATCTATTCCGATAACTCCGGAAACTGGAATTCCACCAATCTGCAAGGAATGCATTTGGGCTTGGCAAATTCCACTGAAATTATTTCGCAGCTTCATATCTCCCTTCAGGTTACTCCTTCAATGCCAGCGGGAATGCAGGTGGCAACTTTGGATTTTAAAGCGGATTCAATGATCAGTTTAGGGAAATTCAAAGGTCGCTTGCATAATTATCCTGTCTCTTTAGAGGACTCAGATTCTTTTCTGAACATTGATTATCCTTATGGGTTAAATAATGCGATCAATCTGCAGGAGGCATCGCTGCAACTTACTTTGCAGAATTATATTGGGTTTGGGGCAACCTTTTCTGGGCAGCTGAAAGCCATTAACGCAGAGGGTGAAAGCTGCGTTATTGATATTTTGGATGAAAACGGAGAAGAGTTCCAAATAGACCCTGCCACCGAAGATGGACCTATAGTTATGACTATGCTTTTATCGGATAATATCCAAGAACTTTTGCAAATTATGCCTACCTCCATTCAGGTTATCGGAGGAGAGTTTTTGATAGACAGCGGCGATAACGTAGGCAGCGTGAAACCAACTGATAATATGCATTTAGATTATCTAATTAGAGCGCCGCTTACTTTTACTTTGCATAATTATGAGATTGTTATAAACGAAGAGCAGGAATTCCTTATCCCTGAAGATAATCGAGAAGCTATCAGGGATAATGCAAGGAGCGCTTCCTTAAATCTGGATATTCAAAATACTCTTCCCATTGGAGCAACTGCTAAGTTATATTTCAGCAATACTCCCAATATCGATATCCATAATCCCGATACTTATTCTATTATGAAAGAAGCCACCATTCACAGCGGTGATCAGGTTCCCGGTTTTCAGAATGTGGGGCTGGAAATAGATAAAGCAGAGCTAAATGTATTTACGGCAGAGCAGGTATATATGCGTTGGTCTTTTAGTTTTGAAGAGACAGGAGCGCCTGTAAGCATTTATGCCAGCAGTGGGGATTATATTCATATCAAAGGAATGCTTTCTGCCAATATTATGATTGAGGGGGACTAAAATGCGAAAATATAGTTTGATCCTGCTTTTCTGCCTGCTTGCTTTGACTGCTCTAAATGGTTTTAACACAGGTAAATCTATCTTTTTTGCTGATAGCTATATGCTCCGTGCGAAAGGAATAGAAGCCGCTTACTGGAATCCTGCCAATATCAAACCGGAGAAAGGAATAGATTTTTGGATTCCTCTGGCAAATTTGGGTTTGTGTGTAAATAACAACGCTTTGGATTTGGATACTTATAACTATGTGGTAAGTAAAGATGTATTGGAGGAAGCGGATAAGGAGAAGATTCTAAATAAAATAGATGGTTCTCTGCGTTCTTTGGTAGAAGGCAATGTCAGCATCCTGGGTTTTGCCTTTGATAATATTGTCCTTTCCAGTTCCTTACATATAACCGGCAAACTGAATCTTTCGGAACGATATCTGGATTTGCTTCTTTATGGTAATAGTGACTCTTTGTATGTATTTGATAAAAGCACTACGGATATGAATGTATTAAGCTATGTTGATCTTACTTTTGGGATGGGAAATTATACGCTTCCTTTTCTGCCAGAATCCGTTCCTGATATTCGTGCCGGTTTTTCACTAAGTGCGTTAGTAGGAGTAGGAAATGCGAAAATGGATGAATTTTATGGCTATTTCAATACCTCAATGGAAGGAGTGGATTTACAGCAGGATATTTCTCTAAAAACAGGCATTGGTGGTTTTGGGCAAAAAGCGATGCTCGGATTGGCAAGTGATGTTACTCCCAATTTGGAAGTGGGTTTCACGCTGGATAATCTTTTCGGTAAAATTACCTGGCCCCTTACCGCCGAAGAAAGAAATATCCACATTACCGCCAATGATGTTTATGTAGCCAATATCGATGATGAATTCTACGACGCGTCAACTGAAACGGTAGATATTGATTCCTATTCTACGGAACTTCCTTTGGAGATGCGTTTAAGTGCGCTTTATACATATAAGAAGGCAAATTTTTCCGTGGATTATTTACAGGGTATGAAAAGTTCCATCACGAATAG is a genomic window of Candidatus Cloacimonas sp. containing:
- the rnc gene encoding ribonuclease III, encoding MKSIISLIVDYVNSKKITEQYPKWEKSLSQLQKKINYTFHDPTLLKAALTHKSYLHRHLDEHKTPSPFERMEFLGDSILGFIVSKELFTQNPDEQEGKLSKLKSKIVSETYLTLKANAIDLGKYLLLSPEEQQAGGASKSSILSDTMEALICAIYLDNGITAAGKFIHRFILENYQEIVNRDELINYKSILQEYMQSRNQEPPTYVTVAEQGPEHKKVFVVEVRWGTKLLGVGKGTTKKNAHQEAARMACQKMGI
- the fabF gene encoding beta-ketoacyl-ACP synthase II: MSKRRVVITGMGAITPVGNNVSQTWQSLIDGVSGVELITRFDSSNLSVKIAAEVKNYDPEEHFDHKEIKKLDLYAQYAMIAAREAIADAGLIPGSFDPDRTGVITGAGIGGIMTFEEECIKNYTQGPRRISPFFIPKMIGNIAAAHISIEHNFKGINFNIVSACASANHALGTALRAIQYGDADIIISGGAEAAVTPLAMGGFSAMRALSTHNEEPHVASRPFDAERDGFIMSEGAALLVLEELEHALARGAKIYAELVGYGASEDAYHITAPTENGEGSARAMLMAIKDAGINPEDIDYINAHGTSTPLNDKGETQSIKTVFGDYAYKVKINSTKSMVGHMLGAAAGIEAIVCIKTIQTGIIHPTINLMHPDPECNLDYTPNKAVNHKVNIALSNSLGFGGHNSAIIIRSYN
- a CDS encoding acyl carrier protein, translated to MDIEEKVKKIVMDKLGVEESQVVPSANFIDDLRADSLDTVELVMAFETEFGLSIPEEDQDKLKTVGQAIDYLKEKLE
- a CDS encoding DUF5723 family protein, whose amino-acid sequence is MRKYSLILLFCLLALTALNGFNTGKSIFFADSYMLRAKGIEAAYWNPANIKPEKGIDFWIPLANLGLCVNNNALDLDTYNYVVSKDVLEEADKEKILNKIDGSLRSLVEGNVSILGFAFDNIVLSSSLHITGKLNLSERYLDLLLYGNSDSLYVFDKSTTDMNVLSYVDLTFGMGNYTLPFLPESVPDIRAGFSLSALVGVGNAKMDEFYGYFNTSMEGVDLQQDISLKTGIGGFGQKAMLGLASDVTPNLEVGFTLDNLFGKITWPLTAEERNIHITANDVYVANIDDEFYDASTETVDIDSYSTELPLEMRLSALYTYKKANFSVDYLQGMKSSITNSNIGRLSLAAQVSPVKVLPLGIGIGFGNKNYPWRISYSIGLHTNTGEIGLGVQSYKQLIPGYKSKGLAIGSYIRVSI
- the fabG gene encoding 3-oxoacyl-[acyl-carrier-protein] reductase, giving the protein MKLDFTDKVIVITGAARGIGFAIATAFAKANAKVIIIDIAADAVEQAISELNKEGSRSFGYVGNVTDGKNIESIFADIADKNGTIDCLINNAGITRDNLLIRMKEEDWQSVMDINLKGSFLCTQKVFKYMMRERSGSIINIASVIGIMGNSGQANYAASKGGLIAFTKSCAKEFGSRNIRVNAVAPGFIETDMTASLSPEIRAEYAKVIPLQKMGTPSDVANICLFLASQAGSYITGQTIAVDGGLTMH
- the fabD gene encoding ACP S-malonyltransferase — protein: MKTAFVFPGQGAQYVGMANDFVQKYPALEEALDNFDDKHNTTLKDVMFSGPEEILKLTSYTQPAILFHSIAALKAFREASNLKPDFTAGHSLGEFSALVACGMITLSEALHLVHKRGEFMIKANADVPFGMSAVIGLDPEQVIQICNQASVVGLVQAVNFNTPSQTVISGTEEGVARAGELAKMNGAKRVIPLVVGGPFHTPLIAKASDWLKEEMQQFDFLDISIPVISNVTAIPVTKGEEERELLARQIVSPVLWVQSVQYMISQGVQRFIEFGPQRVLSGMIRNINKEVEVFSIDKYEDIDAVVSVTG
- a CDS encoding beta-ketoacyl-ACP synthase III — encoded protein: MPNYYAKFSSFGSYVPQKVLNNFDLEKIVETSDEWIRTRTGMFERHIADKNQAASDLAIEAATRAIESSSVKYKDIDQIIVATISGDHPFPSTACILQKRLGLKDIPAFDVSAGCTGFIYATDVARQYIQSGTVQNILVVGVEILTKITNWKDRNTCVLFGDGAGAAIVSRAESSEISRIIDSKIYADGSQGENLIQYAGGSRMPASKETVEKNLHTVYMEGNRIFKSAIKSMYAVTDEVLKRNNLTAEDIDWIIPHQANLRIIENLADKLKVPMSKVIVNIEKYGNTSSATIPIALDEAIRNQKIRRGDLILLTSFGAGLTWGSILARY